The Halosimplex litoreum genome has a window encoding:
- a CDS encoding ABC transporter permease, translating to MIPVKHTESDAPTEGLDWQSESTGADMTRGDRLREFYERSVYEPAVVAWSDMRTRVGLLMLSVYLAISAVAVLGLWREPSSSQAPRLIGMFENWSYPLGTTSAGVDLTAELIHATPDILLMVLAGGVWATGLAVIVGTLAGYKGGQVDTVLMSISDFFMAIPGLPLVIILAITFSPENPIFVGVVLTINYWAGLGRSLRSQVLTIREDSYVEASRTMGTSTFRILRKDVIPNLMPYVTVNFVFAARYTIFASVGLYFLGVLPYSQPTWGVTLARAQSNGALFVPEAAHWLIAPMVFIVGLALALILMGQGLDRVFNPRVRTRMAGESESTAEGDETTTKGMI from the coding sequence GTGATTCCAGTGAAGCATACTGAATCCGACGCCCCCACCGAGGGGCTCGACTGGCAGAGCGAGAGCACCGGCGCGGACATGACGAGGGGAGACCGGCTCCGGGAGTTCTACGAGCGGAGCGTCTACGAACCCGCGGTCGTCGCGTGGTCCGACATGCGGACGCGCGTCGGGCTCCTGATGCTCAGCGTCTACCTGGCGATCTCGGCGGTCGCCGTCCTGGGGCTGTGGCGCGAGCCGTCGTCGAGCCAGGCCCCCCGGCTGATCGGCATGTTCGAGAACTGGTCGTACCCGCTCGGGACGACCTCCGCGGGCGTCGATCTGACCGCCGAGCTGATCCACGCCACGCCGGACATTCTGCTGATGGTGCTGGCCGGCGGCGTCTGGGCCACCGGCCTCGCCGTCATCGTCGGGACGCTCGCGGGGTACAAGGGCGGCCAGGTCGACACCGTGTTGATGTCTATCTCGGACTTCTTCATGGCGATCCCCGGCCTCCCGCTGGTGATCATCCTCGCGATCACGTTCAGCCCGGAGAACCCGATCTTCGTCGGTGTCGTGCTGACGATCAACTACTGGGCCGGGCTCGGTCGGTCGCTGCGCTCGCAGGTGCTGACCATCCGCGAGGACAGCTACGTCGAGGCCTCCCGAACGATGGGGACCTCCACGTTCCGGATCCTCCGGAAGGACGTGATCCCGAACCTGATGCCGTACGTGACGGTGAACTTCGTGTTCGCCGCCCGATACACCATCTTCGCGTCGGTCGGGCTGTACTTCCTGGGCGTGTTGCCCTACAGCCAGCCGACCTGGGGTGTGACGCTGGCGCGCGCTCAGTCCAACGGCGCGCTGTTCGTCCCCGAGGCGGCCCACTGGCTGATCGCACCCATGGTCTTCATCGTCGGCCTGGCGCTGGCGCTGATCCTCATGGGACAGGGCCTCGACAGGGTGTTCAACCCGCGGGTCCGCACCCGGATGGCCGGGGAGTCCGAATCGACCGCGGAAGGCGACGAGACGACGACCAAGGGGATGATCTAG
- a CDS encoding ABC transporter ATP-binding protein: MATDQRSGSNATVQSTVEDPIVEVSNAKVTFDGGDTYVLDDVSLDIERDEVLGIVGESGSGKSMFASALLDSIPDPGVLTGEILYHSTDGRTIDVLEQSDEELRQFRWEEISMVFQGAMSSFNPTMEVGTHFEETLKAHDANVDEGMAFARELLEDLYLEPDRVLDSYPHELSGGMQQRALIALSLVLEPEVLVMDEPTAALDLLMQRSILMLLNDLQQSYDLTLAFITHDLPLITALADRMSIIYAFQFVEVGTRDGIIADAGHPYTRALLNATPNLDAPLSEMQPIEGEGPAPVNVPEGCSFHPRCPLATEECVSDDPPLENVGDDHRTACHHWEEAREEITLNYGETSADPEFEASADRDVTARTDEEPVLGLDDVEVHFEEEQGLFDIFGDDPDVVKAVDGVDLDIYENDVVALLGESGCGKTTLGKTAIGLQRPTGGSVKYRGQDIWEAKDGDGDIDYDEIRQALQIIHQDPGSSLNPNRRIVDILSEPLHHTHPNISPNERRDRIYSLLDRVGMNPPGDFADRYPHQLSGGEKQRVALTRALLMNPDAILADEAISAVDVSLRVELMDLMLELQNVFDTSFLFISHDLSNARYFTEHGDGRIAVMYLGEIVEVGTAERLIQNPQHPYTKVLRWATPSLQLDAVEAGEPPMRSIDVPDPVDPPSGCRFHTRCPIAREACTEEQPPLYDVEGGEGNGAACFRADPDHEYWDSEPLEGAERVGPDEEFDTSNVTGEFGAESASD; this comes from the coding sequence ATGGCAACCGATCAACGATCCGGTTCGAACGCGACGGTACAGTCCACCGTCGAGGACCCGATCGTCGAGGTCTCCAACGCGAAGGTGACCTTCGACGGTGGCGACACGTACGTCCTCGACGACGTGAGCCTCGACATCGAACGCGACGAGGTGCTGGGCATCGTCGGTGAGTCCGGCTCGGGCAAGTCGATGTTCGCCTCGGCCCTGCTCGATTCGATCCCCGACCCCGGAGTGCTCACCGGCGAGATCCTCTACCACTCTACCGACGGTCGGACGATCGACGTGCTCGAACAGAGCGACGAGGAACTCCGGCAGTTCCGCTGGGAGGAGATCTCGATGGTCTTCCAGGGGGCGATGTCCTCGTTCAACCCGACGATGGAGGTCGGGACGCACTTCGAGGAGACGCTGAAGGCTCACGACGCCAACGTCGACGAGGGGATGGCCTTCGCCCGCGAGCTGCTCGAGGACCTGTACCTCGAACCGGACCGGGTCCTCGACTCCTATCCGCACGAGCTGTCGGGCGGCATGCAACAGCGCGCGCTGATCGCGCTGTCGCTGGTGCTCGAACCCGAAGTGCTCGTGATGGACGAGCCGACGGCGGCGCTGGACCTGCTCATGCAGCGGTCGATCCTGATGCTGCTCAACGACCTGCAGCAGAGCTACGACCTGACGCTCGCGTTCATCACGCACGACCTGCCGCTGATCACGGCGCTGGCCGACCGGATGAGCATCATCTACGCGTTCCAGTTCGTCGAGGTCGGGACCCGCGACGGGATCATCGCCGACGCGGGCCACCCCTACACGAGAGCGCTGTTGAACGCGACGCCGAACCTCGACGCCCCGCTGTCGGAGATGCAGCCCATCGAGGGCGAGGGTCCCGCACCGGTCAACGTCCCGGAGGGGTGTAGCTTCCACCCGCGGTGTCCGCTCGCGACCGAGGAGTGCGTCAGCGACGACCCGCCCCTCGAGAACGTCGGCGATGACCACCGCACGGCCTGTCACCACTGGGAAGAGGCTCGCGAGGAGATCACCCTCAACTACGGCGAGACCTCGGCCGACCCCGAGTTCGAGGCGAGCGCGGACCGCGACGTGACCGCACGGACCGACGAGGAACCCGTCCTCGGACTCGACGACGTCGAGGTCCACTTCGAGGAGGAACAGGGGCTGTTCGACATCTTCGGCGACGACCCGGACGTCGTCAAAGCGGTCGACGGTGTCGATCTCGACATCTACGAGAACGACGTGGTCGCGCTGCTTGGCGAGTCGGGCTGTGGGAAGACGACGCTGGGCAAGACCGCCATCGGCCTGCAGCGGCCGACCGGCGGCAGCGTCAAGTACCGCGGTCAGGACATCTGGGAGGCCAAGGACGGCGACGGGGACATCGACTACGACGAGATCCGCCAGGCCCTGCAGATCATCCACCAGGACCCGGGGAGTTCGCTCAACCCGAACCGCCGGATCGTCGACATCCTCTCGGAGCCGCTGCACCACACGCACCCGAACATCAGTCCCAACGAACGGCGGGACCGGATCTACTCGCTGCTCGACCGCGTGGGGATGAATCCGCCGGGTGACTTCGCCGACCGCTACCCCCACCAACTCTCCGGCGGGGAGAAACAGCGGGTCGCGCTGACCCGCGCACTGCTGATGAACCCCGACGCGATCCTCGCGGACGAGGCCATCAGTGCCGTCGACGTGAGCCTGCGCGTCGAGCTGATGGATCTGATGCTCGAACTGCAGAACGTGTTCGACACCTCGTTCCTGTTCATCAGCCACGACCTCTCGAACGCTCGGTACTTCACCGAGCACGGGGACGGTCGGATCGCGGTGATGTACCTGGGCGAGATCGTCGAGGTCGGCACCGCCGAGCGGCTGATCCAGAACCCTCAGCACCCCTATACGAAGGTGTTGCGCTGGGCGACGCCGTCGCTCCAGCTCGACGCGGTGGAAGCGGGCGAGCCGCCGATGCGCTCGATCGACGTTCCGGACCCGGTCGACCCGCCGTCGGGCTGTCGGTTCCACACCCGGTGTCCCATCGCCAGGGAGGCCTGCACCGAAGAGCAGCCGCCGCTGTACGACGTGGAAGGCGGCGAAGGCAACGGCGCCGCCTGCTTCCGCGCGGACCCCGACCACGAGTACTGGGATAGCGAACCGCTCGAGGGCGCCGAGCGTGTCGGGCCCGACGAGGAGTTCGACACCAGCAACGTCACGGGCGAGTTCGGCGCCGAGAGCGCCAGCGACTGA